The Quercus robur chromosome 7, dhQueRobu3.1, whole genome shotgun sequence genome has a segment encoding these proteins:
- the LOC126691537 gene encoding uncharacterized protein LOC126691537, with product MNELKEVDEDAFKWLQSQSTTIWARHMFKSDGQSDTVLNNMCESFNSTIVKFRSKPIITMLECIRLYLMTRFQANREMITKVESELCPKIRKRLYKEKLACSKWIACWAGRMKFEVKNGLESFIVDLEEKKCSCRKWDIVGIPCCHAISCIFFNREDAEKYVNACYKRTTYIDCYEPIIEPINGQNMWGPTGLPPVQPPIKRRPPGRPKKKRALEPDEPRSHRKKRGLGISKQCKLCGKLGHNKRSCKGEVGGNSSLPGSASQATKDAQPTVHRAQPSSNDDVTTSAPPTPTDNQSNRRPKKQRKRSAVTTETLNATGNAARYMAAMRAAKR from the exons ATGAATGAGCTAAAGGAGGTGGATGAAGATGCATTCAAATGGCTGCAATCTCAGTCAACAACTATCTGGGCTAGGCACATGTTCAAAAGTGATGGGCAGAGTGACACGGTCTTGAACAACATGTGTGAAAGCTTCAACAGCACGATAGTTAAGTTCAGGAGCAAACCTATAATCACCATG CTTGAGTGTATTAGGCTATATCTGATGACTAGATTTCAAGCAAACAGAGAAATGATTACGAAGGTGGAATCTGAGTTGTGTCCTAAGATAAGGAAGAGGCTGTACAAGGAGAAGTTGGCATGCAGCAAGTGGATAGCATGTTGGGCTGGTCGTATGAAGTTTGAAGTGAAGAATGGGCTTGAGAGTTTCATTGTGGACTTGGAAGAGAAGAAATGCAGCTGTAGGAAGTGGGACATAGTTGGCATACCATGTTGCCATGCCATTTCTTGCATATTTTTCAACAGAGAAGATGCTGAAAAGTATGTCAATGCTTGCTACAAAAGGACTACCTACATTGATTGCTATGAACCCATTATAGAGCCCATCAATGGCCAGAATATGTGGGGTCCTACTGGATTGCCACCTGTGCAACCCCCTATCAAGAGGAGACCTCCTGGCAGGCCTAAGAAGAAGAGGGCACTGGAGCCTGATGAACCTAGAAGTCACAGAAAAAAAAGAGGCCTAGGCATCTCAAAACAATGCAAGTTATGTGGGAAATTAGGACACAACAAGAGGAGCTGCAAGGGAGAAGTAGGAGGGAACTCCTCCTTACCTGGGAGTGCATCCCAAGCCA CCAAGGATGCTCAGCCAACAGTACACAGGGCACAACCAAGCTCTAATGATGATGTGACCACAAGTGCACCTCCAACCCCCACTGATAACCAGTCCAATCGAAGACCAAAAAAACAGAGGAAGAGAAGTGCAGTCACTACTGAAACCTTGAATGCAACTGGGAATGCAGCAAGATATATGGCAGCAATGAGAGCTGCTAAAAGATAG